The following are encoded in a window of Syntrophorhabdaceae bacterium genomic DNA:
- a CDS encoding electron transfer flavoprotein subunit alpha/FixB family protein, producing the protein RWYTYAGVFEGLLKKYSPFAVLGASTVTGKDLFPRLAARFSGAMISDAVGIDFHDTGIKVKKPLFGGKVISWITCSEDSVIFITFRPNSFGVEKGSLNGEVVEEQFEVVKDPKMNIISAEKHVSEKVDLQEADFIICGGRGMKGPEHFQVLEEIAGIMGGRVGASRAVVDSKWREYDDQVGKSGKTVSPKLYIGCGISGALHHTMGMDTSKVIVAINKDPNAPIFHYADYGIVDDAFAVLPILKEALKKTREEI; encoded by the coding sequence CGGTGGTATACCTATGCGGGTGTTTTTGAGGGTCTTCTCAAAAAATATAGTCCTTTTGCCGTACTTGGCGCCTCCACGGTAACGGGCAAGGACCTTTTCCCCAGGCTTGCCGCGCGGTTTAGCGGGGCAATGATATCGGATGCCGTCGGCATAGACTTCCACGACACCGGCATAAAGGTCAAAAAGCCGCTCTTCGGGGGAAAGGTCATATCATGGATCACCTGCAGCGAGGATTCGGTGATCTTCATAACCTTCAGACCTAATTCGTTCGGTGTCGAAAAAGGGTCGCTGAACGGCGAGGTTGTAGAAGAACAGTTTGAGGTTGTGAAGGACCCGAAGATGAATATCATAAGCGCAGAAAAACATGTCTCGGAAAAGGTCGACCTGCAGGAAGCGGATTTTATCATATGCGGAGGCAGGGGTATGAAAGGACCGGAACATTTTCAGGTCCTCGAAGAGATCGCCGGGATCATGGGCGGCAGGGTAGGCGCATCGCGTGCCGTTGTTGACAGTAAATGGAGAGAGTATGACGACCAGGTAGGCAAGAGCGGCAAGACGGTATCGCCGAAGCTGTATATCGGCTGCGGGATCTCCGGCGCCCTGCATCATACGATGGGGATGGACACTTCCAAGGTCATCGTGGCAATCAACAAGGATCCCAATGCCCCGATCTTTCACTATGCCGACTACGGGATCGTCGATGATGCCTTCGCCGTACTCCCGATCCTGAAGGAAGCATTGAAAAAGACAAGGGAAGAGATCTGA